A window of Pedobacter lusitanus contains these coding sequences:
- a CDS encoding LytR/AlgR family response regulator transcription factor, with amino-acid sequence MIAIAIDDEPIALDVVKSHASKVSFITLQAVFTNAFDAISFLQQNEVDLIFLDIKMPDINGIDFLNSLSNPPLVIFTTAYAEHAVKGFELNALDYLLKPFSLARFLKACNKAEELYSLRKKSNTNFQSAHVFIKDGYEQIKVAIDDILFIEAAGNYTQINLVNNSSLSTRMPISDMHALLPAQKFIRTHRAFIVAKNAVTRFDRNQVWIGEKIIPIGPTYAQCLQEF; translated from the coding sequence ATGATTGCCATAGCCATAGATGATGAACCCATAGCACTGGATGTGGTCAAATCCCATGCCTCTAAAGTTTCTTTTATTACCCTGCAGGCTGTGTTCACCAACGCCTTTGATGCCATTTCATTTTTGCAGCAAAACGAGGTAGATCTCATCTTTCTGGATATTAAAATGCCCGATATCAATGGGATTGATTTTTTAAACAGCTTAAGTAATCCTCCACTTGTTATTTTCACCACGGCCTACGCTGAACATGCAGTCAAAGGTTTTGAACTGAATGCACTGGATTATCTGCTAAAGCCTTTCTCACTGGCCCGCTTTTTAAAAGCATGCAACAAAGCTGAAGAGCTTTATAGCCTGCGTAAAAAGTCAAATACAAATTTCCAGTCTGCGCATGTTTTTATTAAGGATGGTTATGAGCAGATTAAAGTTGCCATTGACGACATCCTGTTTATAGAAGCCGCCGGTAATTATACACAAATTAACCTGGTGAACAACTCTTCTCTAAGTACCAGAATGCCTATCAGTGATATGCATGCGCTGCTTCCTGCCCAAAAATTCATCCGCACCCACCGGGCTTTTATTGTTGCCAAAAATGCGGTAACCAGATTTGACCGGAATCAGGTCTGGATCGGCGAAAAGATCATTCCTATAGGGCCGACCTATGCTCAATGTCTACAGGAATTCTAA
- a CDS encoding CheR family methyltransferase, translating to MKQAAENPEEVISYEELESLTDFINNIHGFDFSDYSAASLKRRVTRIMQLQQLSLFELRTLLTNDHDYFEYFLIEVTVNVTEMFRDPLFYKSVAEHIIPYLRSYQRIKVWNAGCSTGEELYSFAILFSEQNLYERSFFYGTDINADVLEFAKNGIYDLQKMKHYSENYQKTGALHTLADYYTARYGAASINHSLKKNMLFSAHNLASDGVFNEFQLISCRNVLIYFNTKLQKKVIDLFYNSLANFGFLCLGSKETLRSTEIGRFRIVDQKNNIYQKIA from the coding sequence ATGAAACAGGCAGCCGAAAACCCGGAAGAAGTGATTAGTTATGAGGAGCTGGAAAGCCTGACTGATTTTATTAATAATATACATGGTTTTGATTTCAGCGATTATTCCGCTGCATCACTCAAAAGAAGAGTGACCAGAATTATGCAGTTACAGCAACTGAGCTTGTTTGAATTACGTACATTACTGACAAATGATCATGATTATTTTGAGTACTTTTTGATAGAAGTTACCGTAAATGTGACTGAAATGTTCAGAGATCCGCTTTTCTACAAGTCTGTTGCTGAACATATCATTCCTTATCTCAGATCCTATCAAAGGATAAAGGTATGGAATGCAGGCTGCTCAACAGGAGAAGAGCTTTACTCGTTCGCGATCCTGTTTTCTGAACAGAATTTATATGAACGGAGTTTCTTCTACGGAACTGATATCAATGCAGATGTTTTGGAATTTGCCAAAAATGGGATATATGACTTGCAGAAGATGAAGCACTATTCAGAAAACTACCAGAAGACAGGTGCACTACATACGCTTGCAGATTATTATACGGCACGTTATGGCGCCGCCTCAATTAATCATTCTTTAAAAAAGAACATGTTATTTTCAGCACATAATTTAGCTTCGGACGGCGTGTTTAATGAGTTCCAGTTAATCTCCTGCCGCAACGTGCTGATTTATTTCAATACTAAGCTTCAAAAAAAGGTGATTGATCTTTTTTACAATAGTTTAGCTAATTTTGGCTTTCTTTGTTTAGGCTCTAAAGAAACACTCAGAAGTACTGAAATCGGACGTTTCAGGATCGTAGATCAAAAAAATAATATTTACCAGAAAATAGCATAA
- a CDS encoding sensor histidine kinase: protein MKIDIKDLNKIEFWTVSVIYGFAIMLLISNGSDSHISTPYNFELARINFSYFSNYFMPGLFKYSILYFSFLLLNFCCLPQLYKKTNTGVNLSILFAVYLVSGLVLSIAQTYSQAYILVQYDNLDEAYDHIFFKGFTYAGWVVVLTAIYVALKKLIIHLIENKGEESNKRMKLEIAFASAFWFVGILVWLSIGVDFEVILCWTLVVGACAFLTIYSIYYLIPTTLAQEKRFRHFFGKNILLTLLFTIPLGLIAVVITGRGEMFPIVNAFHIPAQLLISTPLAWYIYKTRNATDQQIFTLKKELGKSDANLGFLKSQINPHFLFNALNTLYGTALQEKADRTGEGIQKLGDMMRFMLHENMQDKISLTRDIDYLNNYIELQKLRTSTTVDILIKTEIEEQLADLKISPMLLIPFVENAFKHGISLQSPSHIKVTLQTKANMLYFDVNNSIHLKADGDPEKINSGIGLQNVKQRLNLLYPKKHELIIRESAREFYVHLTLNLD, encoded by the coding sequence ATGAAAATAGATATTAAAGATTTAAATAAAATAGAATTCTGGACAGTGAGTGTCATATATGGCTTTGCTATTATGTTACTGATTTCAAATGGATCAGACAGCCATATTTCAACTCCCTATAATTTTGAACTGGCCAGAATAAACTTCAGTTACTTTTCCAATTATTTTATGCCGGGACTGTTCAAATACTCTATCCTGTATTTCAGCTTTCTGCTACTCAACTTCTGCTGCCTGCCACAGTTATATAAAAAAACCAACACCGGCGTCAATCTTTCCATCCTGTTTGCTGTATACCTGGTTTCAGGATTAGTTCTGAGTATTGCACAGACTTACAGCCAGGCTTATATTCTGGTTCAATATGACAACCTGGATGAGGCTTATGACCACATCTTTTTTAAAGGTTTTACCTATGCAGGCTGGGTAGTTGTCCTGACTGCTATTTATGTTGCGCTTAAAAAGCTGATCATCCACCTGATAGAGAACAAGGGAGAGGAAAGTAATAAAAGAATGAAACTGGAGATTGCATTCGCTTCTGCTTTCTGGTTTGTGGGTATACTGGTCTGGCTTAGTATTGGTGTTGACTTTGAAGTTATTCTTTGCTGGACTCTGGTAGTCGGAGCCTGTGCTTTCTTAACTATATATAGTATTTATTATCTGATCCCGACGACCCTCGCACAGGAAAAAAGATTCCGTCATTTTTTCGGCAAGAATATCCTGTTAACTCTTCTTTTTACCATTCCGCTGGGATTAATAGCAGTTGTAATTACAGGAAGAGGCGAAATGTTTCCTATAGTAAATGCTTTTCATATCCCGGCCCAGCTGCTGATCAGCACCCCGCTGGCCTGGTATATTTATAAGACAAGGAATGCAACGGATCAGCAGATCTTTACGCTTAAAAAGGAGCTGGGTAAGTCTGATGCCAATCTTGGCTTCCTTAAATCACAGATTAATCCTCACTTCCTCTTCAATGCATTGAATACACTTTACGGAACTGCCCTGCAGGAAAAGGCCGACCGCACTGGTGAAGGGATACAAAAATTAGGTGACATGATGCGTTTTATGCTGCACGAAAACATGCAGGATAAGATTTCTCTGACCAGGGATATTGATTACCTGAATAATTATATTGAATTGCAGAAACTCAGAACATCAACTACAGTAGACATCCTCATTAAAACAGAAATTGAAGAACAGCTGGCTGATTTGAAAATATCGCCTATGTTACTGATACCTTTTGTAGAAAATGCCTTCAAACACGGGATTAGTTTACAGTCACCTTCACATATCAAAGTTACTCTGCAAACCAAAGCAAACATGTTGTATTTCGATGTAAATAACAGCATTCACCTGAAAGCCGATGGTGATCCTGAAAAAATAAATAGTGGTATTGGTCTGCAAAATGTGAAACAACGCTTAAATTTACTCTATCCTAAAAAGCACGAACTGATTATAAGAGAGAGTGCCCGGGAGTTTTATGTACATTTGACGTTGAATCTGGATTAA
- a CDS encoding 50S ribosomal protein L25/general stress protein Ctc: MKIIAISGSPRENVGKRDAKELRYEGKVPAVLYGGKEQAHFAVVITELKDAIYTPEANFLEIDINGTKTKAIIKELQFHPLTDVLLHVDFLQLFDDKEIVMEIPVKLAGTSPGVKMGGKLVQKLRKLRVKSLPKDMPQVVEVSIAKLEVGNLFRVRDLGKGAYTVTNTPEDTIVSVVMSRALKQAEQQAGKK, encoded by the coding sequence ATGAAAATAATCGCAATTAGCGGTTCTCCAAGAGAGAACGTAGGGAAACGCGATGCTAAAGAGCTTCGCTATGAAGGTAAAGTTCCTGCAGTATTGTATGGTGGTAAAGAACAAGCACATTTTGCTGTAGTTATTACAGAATTAAAAGATGCTATTTACACTCCTGAAGCAAACTTTTTAGAAATTGATATCAATGGTACAAAAACCAAAGCAATCATAAAAGAGTTACAATTTCACCCATTAACAGACGTATTATTACACGTAGATTTTCTTCAGTTATTTGATGACAAAGAAATCGTTATGGAAATCCCTGTTAAATTAGCAGGTACTTCTCCAGGTGTTAAAATGGGTGGTAAATTAGTTCAGAAATTACGTAAACTTCGTGTTAAATCTTTACCAAAAGATATGCCACAGGTTGTTGAAGTAAGCATTGCTAAATTAGAAGTAGGTAACTTATTCCGTGTACGTGACCTTGGAAAAGGTGCTTATACTGTTACAAACACACCAGAAGATACTATCGTTTCTGTTGTTATGTCAAGAGCTCTTAAACAAGCTGAACAACAAGCAGGTAAAAAATAA
- a CDS encoding response regulator, whose amino-acid sequence MEKINILIVDDRPENIIALEALLERDDVNLVSTTLPNEALRLAWEMDIAIALVDVQMPEMDGFELVEILKSNPRTKDILVIFVTAISTDAKYAVKGLNTGAVDYLYKPLNPYVTSAKVDSFLQFVRTQRDIVKKNKQLEAYQKELIKAKELAEQGKKIKENFLANMSHEIRTPINGIIGLANLLEKTPLTAEQNEMISLLQISSSSLLGVINDILDLSKIDAGMFKINRTATDIVEVCHAVNNLLRIRAKEKDLELITEFDPDLPKNVSADSLRLNQILMNLIGNAIKFTNKGSVKLKVEVMDRKGNNLQIRFSITDTGIGIPEDKIDKIFETFEQADDNTTLNFGGTGLGLSIVKNLARLKGGVLTVDSLEGQGSTFCFINWYEVLQDIPQAKEKVQEKLLPFTNVRILVAEDNPINKFLIVKIMKDWEVNADFVDNGQEALDKLRDNNYDLILMDTFMPVMNGLEATKLIRTDFIPGKKDIPIITFSAAVMENDKIAAIEAGANDVLSKPFELRLLHQKITHFIDKKALML is encoded by the coding sequence ATGGAAAAGATTAACATTCTTATCGTTGATGACAGACCCGAGAACATTATCGCATTAGAGGCTTTACTGGAAAGAGACGATGTAAATCTGGTTTCTACTACACTGCCTAACGAAGCACTCAGACTGGCATGGGAAATGGATATCGCAATTGCATTGGTAGACGTCCAGATGCCGGAGATGGATGGGTTTGAACTAGTAGAGATATTAAAAAGTAACCCCAGGACAAAAGACATTCTTGTCATCTTTGTAACTGCGATTTCCACAGATGCCAAATATGCAGTAAAAGGACTCAACACCGGGGCTGTTGATTATTTATACAAACCTTTAAACCCTTATGTGACTTCTGCAAAAGTAGATTCATTTTTACAATTTGTGAGAACACAAAGGGATATTGTTAAAAAGAATAAACAACTGGAGGCCTATCAGAAAGAGCTGATTAAGGCAAAGGAACTGGCAGAACAAGGCAAAAAAATAAAAGAGAATTTTCTGGCCAATATGAGTCACGAGATTCGCACACCTATCAATGGTATCATTGGTCTGGCAAATTTACTGGAGAAAACACCACTTACTGCAGAACAAAATGAGATGATTTCTTTACTGCAGATTTCATCCAGTTCGTTACTGGGCGTGATTAATGATATTCTTGACCTGTCCAAGATTGATGCAGGTATGTTCAAAATTAACCGGACTGCAACTGATATTGTTGAGGTTTGCCATGCAGTAAATAACCTGTTAAGAATAAGAGCAAAAGAAAAAGATCTGGAATTGATTACTGAGTTTGATCCCGATTTGCCTAAAAACGTATCGGCAGATTCTTTAAGACTCAACCAAATCCTCATGAACCTGATTGGCAATGCTATTAAATTCACCAATAAGGGCAGTGTAAAACTAAAGGTAGAAGTCATGGACCGTAAAGGGAATAATCTTCAGATCAGGTTTTCTATCACAGACACAGGTATCGGTATTCCAGAAGATAAGATTGATAAGATATTTGAAACTTTCGAACAGGCAGATGATAATACTACATTGAATTTTGGCGGCACTGGTCTGGGGCTGTCAATCGTTAAGAATCTTGCCCGTTTAAAAGGTGGAGTCCTTACTGTAGATAGTTTGGAAGGCCAGGGCAGCACTTTCTGCTTTATCAACTGGTATGAGGTTCTGCAGGATATTCCGCAGGCCAAAGAAAAGGTTCAGGAAAAACTACTGCCTTTCACCAATGTCAGAATTCTGGTAGCAGAGGATAACCCGATAAACAAATTCCTGATTGTTAAAATCATGAAAGACTGGGAGGTCAATGCGGATTTTGTGGATAACGGACAAGAAGCATTAGATAAACTCAGAGATAATAATTACGACCTGATCCTGATGGACACCTTCATGCCCGTTATGAACGGACTGGAAGCTACCAAGCTCATCAGAACGGATTTTATACCTGGCAAAAAAGATATTCCAATCATTACTTTCTCTGCGGCTGTAATGGAAAATGATAAAATAGCTGCTATTGAAGCTGGTGCAAATGACGTACTGAGCAAACCATTTGAACTCAGATTATTGCATCAGAAAATCACACATTTTATTGATAAGAAGGCATTAATGCTTTAA
- a CDS encoding response regulator has translation MFKLTFKQQVLTGFVISLLFVLLSAITSTISIRMVNEDAAWENHTYDVIDVAQDIELKLLNSETSLRGYIITQRTEYLDTYTKNIHQILPKIREMQKMTVDNPVQQQRLDSLEFYSAQKVKDMEEVLQTNKVSGKEAAIKAILTDKGRIYKTNMLRVNNAAIQAEKGLLKLRTERRADSAQQSIIIVAVSSVIIFGLILYLFSFIKKTFDAQKLTEITIRENNNQLEALSEENKQKNWLLSGASVINEAMRGEQETDDLSTHIMTELCTYLSASVGALYLFNPKKQTLQLSGGYAYQEKKGKVKEIALGEGLVGQVALEKRIKQINDVPADYLKISSGLGDTAPHTIVVLPVLFEEETIAVIELGLLNEPTEIINVFLSTITESIGVGINSSIARDQLRDLFMQTQQQAEELESQQEELRTTNEELIHKSEELQASEEELRVQQEELRQTNAELEEKASLLEERNISVNEAREAMSLKAEELEVSSKYKSEFLANMSHELRTPLNSILILARILKENRPENLNEEQLKYAGVIHNAGSDLLTLINDILDLSKIESGKVDLDIEPVRPKEIKQNMESLFTEIAKSKKINYQITLGTDLPERIMTDLSRAEQIIKNLLSNAFKFTPENGEIRLEISTAVPQTAFYSDQLKSTKQQILSFSVKDSGIGIPEDKQKLIFEAFKQADGTTSRKYGGTGLGLSISKELANILGGEIQVTSEPGMGSRFTLFLPVLPKEELSVAEPETKITAVPEPLPFIAETPLISPASKNKKQTLLIVEDDLVFADVLKDYAIEKGFEPLLAHSGDTGLEMAIAKLPDAIILDIMLPVMDGWSILKRLKANPQTKHIPIHMMSAGEVKGERALKEGAIGFLKKPIEKDQLDHAFSVLNAGHILYDFQTVLIIEDHELQSLAVKEQLVEKGIEVAQAFTGQEALEMLENRTFDCIILDLNLPDISGFNLLDQIKTQERFTHIPVIINTAMELDQDKLAHIMRYSEAMVLKSNKSNDRLIDEVSLFMNKLKKQDNFQTGTKGTAQTKTVSTIEKVLKNKTILITDDDMRNIFALSSALQVYDINIVIANNGREALEKLEETEVIDLVLMDIMMPEMDGYEAMRIIRQDRKYKKLPIIALTAKAMKNDREKCIEAGANDYIAKPVDIDQLLSMLRVWLS, from the coding sequence ATGTTCAAATTAACGTTTAAACAGCAGGTATTAACAGGATTTGTTATTTCCTTACTATTTGTGCTCCTCTCTGCAATTACTTCAACAATCAGCATCCGCATGGTGAATGAAGATGCAGCCTGGGAAAATCATACTTATGATGTAATTGATGTCGCACAGGATATAGAACTGAAATTATTGAATTCTGAAACTTCACTGCGTGGCTACATCATTACACAGCGTACTGAATACCTGGATACTTATACTAAAAACATTCACCAGATTCTTCCTAAAATCAGGGAAATGCAAAAGATGACGGTTGACAACCCGGTTCAGCAGCAAAGACTTGATTCTCTTGAATTTTATTCTGCGCAGAAAGTCAAGGATATGGAAGAAGTTCTTCAGACCAATAAGGTTTCGGGCAAAGAGGCTGCCATTAAGGCAATTCTTACGGATAAAGGAAGAATTTACAAGACAAATATGCTTAGGGTCAATAACGCAGCAATCCAGGCAGAAAAAGGACTCCTTAAATTAAGAACTGAGAGAAGAGCGGACAGCGCTCAGCAGTCTATCATTATAGTTGCTGTAAGTTCAGTGATTATCTTTGGTCTGATTTTGTACCTGTTTAGTTTTATCAAAAAGACTTTTGACGCACAAAAGCTAACGGAAATAACCATCCGGGAAAATAACAATCAGCTGGAAGCACTTTCAGAAGAGAATAAACAAAAGAACTGGCTGTTATCAGGTGCATCGGTTATCAATGAAGCTATGCGCGGAGAACAGGAAACAGATGACCTGTCAACGCATATCATGACTGAGTTATGTACTTATCTGTCAGCTTCAGTTGGCGCATTATACCTGTTTAATCCCAAAAAACAGACACTACAGCTAAGTGGCGGTTATGCTTATCAGGAAAAAAAGGGTAAAGTAAAAGAAATTGCACTGGGCGAAGGTCTGGTAGGCCAGGTTGCACTGGAAAAACGCATTAAACAAATAAATGATGTACCTGCGGACTACCTGAAAATTTCCTCTGGTCTGGGGGATACAGCTCCTCATACAATTGTTGTATTACCTGTTCTTTTTGAAGAGGAAACGATCGCAGTAATCGAGCTTGGATTACTGAACGAACCTACTGAAATTATCAATGTCTTTTTAAGTACAATTACCGAAAGTATTGGAGTAGGAATTAATAGTTCAATTGCAAGAGATCAGTTACGTGATCTGTTTATGCAGACACAGCAGCAGGCAGAAGAACTGGAAAGTCAGCAGGAGGAATTAAGAACTACCAATGAGGAACTGATTCATAAATCTGAAGAATTACAGGCTTCAGAAGAAGAACTCAGGGTACAGCAGGAAGAACTACGTCAGACTAATGCTGAACTGGAAGAAAAAGCAAGTTTACTGGAAGAGCGCAATATCTCAGTCAATGAAGCCAGAGAAGCGATGAGCTTAAAAGCCGAAGAACTGGAAGTATCCAGCAAATATAAATCAGAGTTCCTGGCAAATATGAGTCATGAATTACGTACGCCGCTGAACAGTATACTTATCCTGGCCAGGATTTTAAAAGAAAACAGACCTGAAAATTTAAATGAAGAACAACTTAAATATGCAGGAGTCATCCATAATGCAGGCAGTGACCTGCTGACGCTGATTAATGACATCCTTGATCTTTCTAAAATTGAGTCGGGTAAGGTTGATCTGGACATTGAACCGGTAAGACCGAAGGAAATAAAACAGAATATGGAATCTCTCTTTACCGAGATAGCCAAAAGCAAAAAGATAAATTATCAGATTACTCTCGGCACAGATTTACCGGAGAGAATCATGACAGACTTATCCAGAGCTGAACAAATCATTAAAAATCTTTTATCCAATGCCTTTAAGTTTACTCCTGAAAATGGAGAGATCAGACTCGAGATCAGTACGGCCGTTCCGCAAACAGCATTTTACTCTGATCAGCTTAAAAGTACAAAACAGCAGATTCTTTCTTTCAGTGTGAAAGATTCCGGAATCGGAATTCCTGAAGATAAACAGAAATTAATATTTGAAGCCTTTAAACAGGCTGATGGTACAACCAGCAGAAAATACGGTGGTACAGGTCTTGGTTTATCTATCAGTAAAGAACTGGCTAATATCCTGGGCGGAGAAATACAGGTAACGAGTGAACCAGGAATGGGCAGCCGTTTTACCCTGTTCCTGCCGGTATTACCTAAAGAAGAGCTCTCAGTAGCTGAACCGGAAACCAAAATCACAGCCGTACCGGAACCATTACCTTTTATTGCAGAAACACCGCTTATTAGTCCGGCATCCAAAAACAAAAAACAAACCTTACTAATTGTTGAGGACGATCTGGTGTTTGCAGATGTACTCAAGGACTATGCTATAGAAAAAGGATTTGAACCGCTGCTCGCTCATAGTGGTGATACCGGACTGGAAATGGCAATTGCAAAACTTCCTGATGCGATTATTCTTGATATTATGTTACCCGTGATGGATGGATGGAGCATACTCAAAAGATTAAAAGCAAATCCGCAGACCAAACATATTCCAATTCACATGATGTCTGCCGGAGAGGTAAAAGGTGAAAGAGCTTTAAAAGAAGGTGCGATTGGTTTCTTAAAAAAACCTATAGAAAAAGACCAGCTTGATCATGCATTCTCGGTACTGAATGCAGGTCATATTTTATATGACTTCCAGACTGTACTGATCATTGAAGATCATGAACTCCAAAGTCTTGCCGTTAAAGAACAACTGGTAGAAAAGGGAATTGAAGTTGCCCAGGCCTTTACCGGACAGGAGGCATTGGAAATGCTTGAGAACCGGACTTTCGACTGTATAATTCTGGATTTAAATCTTCCGGATATCTCTGGGTTTAACTTACTTGACCAGATCAAAACACAGGAAAGATTTACGCATATACCAGTCATTATCAATACAGCTATGGAACTTGACCAGGATAAACTGGCTCATATTATGAGGTACTCTGAAGCTATGGTGCTGAAATCAAATAAATCCAATGACAGATTAATTGATGAAGTAAGTCTGTTTATGAATAAACTGAAAAAACAGGACAACTTTCAGACTGGTACCAAAGGGACAGCCCAAACAAAAACAGTATCTACCATAGAAAAAGTACTGAAGAACAAAACGATTCTGATTACAGATGATGACATGAGAAATATCTTCGCCCTGTCAAGTGCTTTACAGGTTTATGATATCAATATTGTAATTGCAAACAACGGCAGAGAGGCACTGGAAAAACTGGAAGAGACGGAAGTTATTGATCTGGTCCTGATGGACATTATGATGCCTGAGATGGATGGTTACGAAGCAATGCGGATAATCCGGCAGGACCGAAAATATAAGAAATTACCAATTATTGCGTTAACGGCTAAGGCTATGAAAAACGACCGGGAAAAATGTATCGAAGCCGGGGCCAATGATTATATTGCTAAACCCGTAGATATTGATCAGTTATTGTCTATGTTAAGAGTGTGGTTAAGTTAA
- a CDS encoding ribose-phosphate pyrophosphokinase — MPLQFNPVKLFAGSGTKALAHKIAESYGKPLGNVTLSKFSDGEFQPSYDETVRGCDVFLIQSTYQPSDNLMELLLMIDAAKRASAHYITAVVPYYGLARQDRKDKPRVAIGAKLVANLLKSAGIHRIMTMDLHAAQIQGFFDIPVDHLDGSVIFVPYIKSLGLENLTIASPDMGGSYRARTFAKFFNAEVVICDKRRKRANEIESMSIIGDVTGMDIVLIDDICDTAGTLAKAAALIIEKGAKSVRAVCTHPVLSGKAYETVENSQLTELIVTDTIPLKQESPKIRVLSTASLFAKAIANVNEHGSISDLFRV, encoded by the coding sequence ATGCCCTTGCAGTTTAATCCAGTTAAACTTTTTGCCGGAAGCGGTACAAAAGCATTAGCACACAAAATTGCCGAAAGTTACGGCAAACCACTCGGTAATGTAACCTTAAGCAAGTTCAGCGATGGTGAGTTTCAGCCTTCTTATGATGAAACAGTAAGAGGATGCGATGTCTTCCTTATACAATCAACCTACCAGCCTTCTGATAATTTAATGGAACTTTTGTTGATGATTGATGCTGCAAAGAGAGCTTCTGCGCATTATATCACAGCTGTAGTACCTTATTATGGTTTGGCCAGACAGGACAGAAAAGATAAACCAAGGGTTGCAATAGGAGCAAAGTTAGTAGCTAACCTGTTAAAATCTGCAGGTATCCACCGCATCATGACGATGGACTTACACGCAGCGCAGATACAGGGCTTCTTCGATATTCCTGTTGACCATTTGGACGGTTCAGTGATTTTTGTGCCTTATATCAAAAGCTTAGGTCTGGAAAATCTGACTATTGCTTCTCCTGATATGGGTGGATCATACAGAGCACGTACCTTTGCCAAGTTTTTTAATGCCGAGGTTGTGATTTGTGATAAACGCCGTAAACGTGCCAATGAGATTGAGTCTATGTCAATCATTGGAGATGTAACGGGAATGGATATTGTTTTAATTGACGATATTTGTGATACTGCAGGAACATTGGCTAAAGCTGCGGCTTTAATTATAGAGAAAGGTGCGAAAAGTGTAAGAGCGGTTTGTACACACCCTGTATTGTCAGGTAAAGCTTATGAGACTGTTGAAAATTCTCAGCTTACCGAACTTATTGTTACGGACACTATTCCTTTAAAACAGGAAAGTCCAAAAATCAGAGTACTGAGTACAGCTAGTTTATTTGCAAAAGCAATTGCGAATGTAAATGAGCATGGATCAATCAGTGACCTGTTTAGAGTTTAA
- the pth gene encoding aminoacyl-tRNA hydrolase has translation MKYLIVGLGNIGAEYVGTRHNIGFEIVDELVRQLGGSFSNIRLAYYAEVSWKGRKLHVIKPTTYMNLSGRAVNYWMQELNIPLENVLVVVDDIALPLGKLRLKLKGSSAGHNGLKSIEASCGSQDYPRLRFGVSDNFAKGRQADYVLDGFDKDELPELPALVEKSVALIQSFVTVGPALTMTAFNK, from the coding sequence ATGAAATATTTGATAGTAGGTCTGGGAAATATAGGGGCGGAATATGTGGGCACGAGACACAATATAGGTTTTGAAATTGTCGATGAACTAGTCAGACAGCTGGGCGGATCTTTTTCTAATATACGGTTAGCCTATTATGCAGAAGTGTCATGGAAAGGGAGAAAACTTCATGTGATCAAACCTACAACTTATATGAACTTAAGTGGAAGGGCTGTAAACTATTGGATGCAGGAATTGAATATTCCATTGGAAAATGTATTGGTTGTTGTAGATGATATTGCGCTTCCTTTAGGAAAGTTACGTCTTAAGTTAAAAGGCAGCAGTGCCGGGCACAATGGATTGAAGAGTATTGAAGCAAGTTGTGGGAGCCAGGATTATCCGAGATTACGTTTCGGTGTAAGTGATAATTTTGCCAAAGGCAGACAAGCTGATTATGTACTTGATGGATTTGATAAAGATGAATTACCTGAATTACCTGCATTGGTTGAGAAGAGTGTAGCACTGATCCAGAGTTTTGTAACTGTAGGACCAGCGCTTACCATGACTGCTTTTAATAAATAA